The genome window CTTCGAGTTTTGCTTTAATCTCTTCGGCTTCTTCTTTGGAGACGCCTTCTTTAACAGCTTTCGGAGCGTTGTCGACCAGTTCTTTCGCTTCTTTCAGGCCAAGGTTCGTGATACCACGAAGCTCTTTAATAACCTGAATTTTCTGCGAACCGGGAACCGTCAAAGTAACAGTGAACTCAGTCTGAGCAGCAGCGGCTTCTTCGCCACCACCAGCAGCAGCGCCGCCAGCGGCCACAGCAACCGGGGCTGCAGCAGAAACGCCAAGACGAGTTTCAAGTGCTTCAACCAGTTTGGAAAGTTCCAGAACCGAAATTCCTTCGATCCACTCTACGAATTCAGCCATTTTGCCTTCGAGCTGTACTTCTTCTTTTACTTCTTCAGCCATTTTTCTTCCTCCCTACGATGAATAATATTCAACAATTATAAAAAGCGTCTTTACGCCGCCTGTTCTTTTTTCTCGCGTACGGCGTTGAGCACATACAGCAAACTGCAGACTTTCTGGTTCATGACACCAACCACCTGAGTCATCGGTGCTGCCAGTGTACCCACCAGTTTCGCCTGAAGCTCTTTTTTGCCCGGCAGTTTTGCCAGAGCAGCCACATCCTCGGCCGAAAGAACCGATCCTTCGAGCATTCCGCCTTTGAGAACCGGTTTTTCTTTCTGCGCAGAAAACTTCTTCAGAATTTTAGCAACTTCAACCACGTCACCTTCGCCGAAAACCATTGCGGTTGGACCGGTCACCTGACCGAAGTCCTCACACAACCGCTGCAGCATGCTGTTCTTAACAATTTTTACTTTGGCCTCTGCTCCGCGAAGCTGTTTTTTAAATTCTGTGGTTTCAGGCATGCTCATGCCCGTGTAGTCGGCAAGGATCATATAAAGCGCACCGGAAACATGTTCCTGCACCTCATTGTACATTGCCTTTTTTTCAGGTCTCAAATTTTTACCTTCTGTGCTCATGACCGTATATCCTTGATTATTTAAGCTGCTGCGGTTTCTTTGACATCCACGTGCAAACCCGGTCCCATAGTGGTCGCAATCGTCACGCGCTTAATATAAATCCCTTTAACCGAATCCGGTTTCGCTGCCAGAATCGCATCATATGCAGCACGGAAATTCTCTGCCAGCGCTTCAACGGTGAAAGAGCGTTTCCCGAACGGAAGCATAATGTTTGCATTGCGGTCCATCCGGAACTCAACGCGTCCTGCTTTAAACTGAGTCACCGCATTTCCAATATCGTCAGTAACCGTTCCGGTTTTCGGGTTCGGCATCAAACCGCGCGGTCCGAGAACACGGGCAATCTTGCGAACTTCTTTCATGGCGTCCGGAGTGGCAATCACCACATCAAAGTCCATCCACCCGTTTTTGACCTTCTCAATCAGGTCTTCAAATCCGACGTCTGCCGCTCCGGCAGAACGGGCCGCTTCAGCCGCATCGCCCGTCGCAAAAACGATCACACGAACATCTTTACCGGTTCCGTTCGGCAGAGCCACCGTGGAACGGATTGCCTGGTCGGATTTCGTCGGATCCACTCCCATGCGGAGGGCCAGTTCAAAGGTTTCATCGAAACCGGCGGTGGGGTTGTCTTTTAAGAACTGAATGGCCTCTTCGAGGGCATACTGTTTCTCAACAGAAACCTTTTCTTTCACTGAGTTATATTTTTTTCCGTGTGCCATCGCTATTCAACCTCAATTCCCATACTGCGAGCGGTTCCTTCGATAATACGGCAAGCCGCATCCAGGTCACTGGCGTTCAGGTCCGCTTCTTTTGTTTTTGCGATCTCTTCCACCTGTGCACGGGTGACTTTTCCAACCTTGTCACGGTTCGGAACCCCGGATCCCTTTGCAATCGATGCTGCTTTTTTGAGCAGTGCAGATGCCGGTGGACTTTTTGTTACAAACGAGAACGAACGATCCTCATAAACGGTGATCACCACCGGAATAATCATTCCAGCTTCCTGCTGTGTCGCTGCGTTGAACGCCTTGCAGAACTCCATGATGTTCACGCCATGCTGACCGAGCGCAGGACCCACCGGCGGTGCCGGGTTGGCCTGTCCGGCCGGTATCTGCAGTTTGATCAATCCCTTTTCTTTTTTTGCCATAACAAAACTCCGCTTTAGGAAGACGCCTTGTCCACCTGCCAATATTCAAGTTCCACCGGTGTCTCACGCCCGAATACAGAAACCAGCACTTTGAGCATCCCGCGCGCTGGGTCGACTTCGTCGATAATGCCTGCCAAGCTGGCAAACGGTCCGTCAGAAATTTTAACCGTTTCGCCCGGATCAAACTGAACTTTCGGCGTAACTTTTTCTTTTTTCTCTTCCACCTGATTCAGAATATTCTCCACCTCATCATCGCGTAACGGCACGGGAGCATCGCCTCCGATAAAACCAATTACACTCGGGGTTTCCTGAATAAACGACCAGGTTTCCGCTATTAAATTCTTATTGTCGTCATACAGAGCGACATTCGCCAGCACGTACCCGGGGAAAAACTTCCGTTTCACGGTGGTTTTTTTACCCTGCTTCACTTCCGAAACATTTTCGGTCGGAATCAGGATCTCACCGATATACTCTTCCATTTCCTCCTGCTGCACCCGGCTGGCAATATTGCCCTGAACTTTCTGTTCATGCCCTGAGAGCGTGTGTAAAACAAACCACTGCTTTTTCATATTCGGGTCTTTCTCCGCTTATCGCAGAACCGCTCTCAAAATTCCCATCAGCACCGAGTCGCTCAGACCAACAAATGCACCCAGAATCACCACAGAAATCACAACCACCATTGTTGAACCCATCAATTCCGATCGGGTCGGCCAGGTACACTTCTTCAGCTCGGTTTTCACCTCGCCCAGAAATGTTTTCAGAGCACTGATCAATTCAACAATCTTTTTCATGCTGGATGTTCCCGAAGAACCTGGCAGGCCAGAAGGGAGTCGAACCCCTAACCCCCGGTTTTGGAGACCGGTGCTCTGCCAATTGAGCTACTGGCCTACTGCTTCTTCAAATTATTTGGTTTCTCTGTGCAGTGTGTGGCTGCGGTCGTGGGGGCAGAACTTCTTCACCTCAAGTCGGCCCTTCGCAAGCTTCTTATTCTTCGTCGTGGTATAGTTACGACGCTTACACTCTGTGCAGGCCAATGTAATAATATCTCTCGGCATTGTCTTGCCCTCTTTTGCCAACTGTTCATTAACGAAGTGATGCCCTGACTGAACAGGAACACCACCTCATTGATTGTCAGTCGGTGCTCCGAATTATTTTACAACGTCGGTCACGCGACCAGCACCAACCGTACGACCACCTTCACGAATCGCGAAGCGCATGTGCTGCTCCATAGCGATCGGCGTGATCAGCTCAACATCCATCGTGACGTTATCGCCAGGCATCACCATTTCGACACCTTCTGCGAGGGTGATGTCACCGGTCACGTCCGTTGTGCGGAAGTAGAACTGCGGGCGGTATCCTTTGAAGAACGGAGTATGACGTCCACCTTCTTCTTTGTTCAGGATGTAAACCTCAGCTTTGAAGGTCGTGTGCGGAGTGATCGAACCCGGCTTCGCCAGAACCTGACCACGCTCAACTTCTTCCTTTTTGGTGCCGCGGAGCAGACAGCCGACGTTGTCACCGGCCTGACCTTCATCCAGAATCTTGCGGAACATTTCAACACCTGTGCAGGTGGTTTTCGCGGTCGGTTTCAGACCAACGATTTCAACTTCATCACCCGTGTGGATCATACCACGTTCAACACGACCGGTAACAACCGTACCGCGACCTTCAATCGAGAACACGTCCTCAATCGGAAGCAGGAATGCCTGGTCCGTAACACGTTCCGGCTCCTGGATGTAGCTGTCAAGAGCGTCCATCAGTTCCTGAATGCACTCAGCGCCCGGTCCGGACGGATCTTCGATCGCACGCAGAGCAGAACCGCGAACAACCGGAGCGTCGTCGCCGGGGAACTCGTATTTGGAAAGCAGCTCGCGAATTTCGAGCTCAACGAGGTCGAGCAGCTCTTCGTCGTCGACGAGGTCACATTTGTTCATGAAAACAACGATAGCCGGCACACCGACCTGACGAGCGAGCAGGATGTGCTCACGGGTCTGCGGCATCGGACCATCAGAAGCGGAAACGCAGAGGATAGCACCGTCCATCTGGGCAGCACCGGTAATCATGTTTTTAACGTAGTCAGCATGGCCCGGGCAGTCAACGTGAGCGTAGTGACGATTCGCTGTCTCATACTCAACGTGAGACGTAGCAATGGTCATAATTTTAGAAGCGTCGCGGCGACCCTGGGACTCAGAAGCTTTAGCAACATCATCGTAGGCGATGTACTCACTAAGACCTTTAGCTCCCTGTACACAGGTAATCGCTGCAGTCAGCGTGGTTTTACCATGGTCAACGTGACCGATGGTACCGACGTTAACGTGCGGTTTTGTCCGTTCGAATTTATCTTTAGCCATGACTATTCCTCCTGATCCTTTACTTACTCTAATTCCAAATTTCCAACTGGAGCCCATGAGCGGATTTGAACCGCTGACCTCATCCTTACCAAGGATGCGCTCTACCAACTGAGCTACATGGGCGGCAAATCCCTTTGCGGCTCGCGCAATACTAAAGAAGAAAGAGCACAAAAATACCGTCTCCGTTTTTAACGAAATCCAAGAAACAGACTTTTTACACTCCTCACAACTCTCTAAATTTTACCTGCGCGCCCCACCAAACAATCTCTGGTATCTCACACAAAGGGGGGTGACTTTAGCGAAAAAGGCCCGGGTGTCAACTTTTTTGGATCAAATATTTGCCACCTTTTTCCGCACTCGCCCCCTCGTGCTTTTCTCCGCAAAAATTAACCCGAAAAAAGATTGCCGATACGCACGAAAGTATTATCTTAAAACTCACATTTCAAACCCTTAATTCATAAGGAGAAAACACCATGCTGCAAATTGGACAGGAAGTTCCTGACTTCGAGATCGAAGTCTTTCATAATGAGGAAATTAAAAAGGTAAAACTCTCTGACTATAAAGGGAAATGGGTTGTATTTCTATTCTATCCGGCAGACTTCACCTTCGTCTGCCCCACCGAACTCAAGGAGGCCGCACAGCTCTACGATCAGTTCCAGGCCGCCGACGCTGAAATCATTTCAGTCAGCACCGATACTGCGTTTGTCCATAAGGCATGGCACGACAACTCTGACGCCATCAAACAGGTCAAGTATCCCATGGGCTCCGACCCTTCCGGCAAAATCTGCAGACAATTCGGAACGTATCTGGAGGACGACGGAGTCGCCCTGCGCGGCACATTCATTATCGACCCGGACAGCATCCTGAAAACGGTCGAAATGCATGATCTCGGTATCGGCCGAAGCGCCGCAGAGGCATTGCGCAAACTCGAAGCTGCTAAATTCGTGCGCGAATATGGCGATCAGGTCTGTCCGGCAGGCTGGAAGCCCGGCGATGACACAATCACACCCGGACTGGATCTGGTCGGAAAAATTTAAGTCCAGGGGGACCCCAACAAAAAGCCCGGTTGCTTTTCGAGCAACCGGGCTTTTTCATGCATTGCACCACAATACTTCCAGACATTGGAAAAATCACTTTTCAGCAAAAAGCTTATTCACCGTCCGATCGATCATTTTGCGCTGCTCGCGCACAATAGCGTTCACCGCAGCAACCCGCTCTTTGAAAAGCGCCCAGTCAATTCCCATCGGCGCACCGAGATGCGTCTTCTGCTCGATTGCCTTGCGCGGATCAATACTCTCGAGTTCGCCAATATTTTCCTTCACATAATGATACGCATCGCGGAACGGCATCCCCTCACCCACCAGTTCCAACGCCCGATCGGTGGCAAACACATCCGGCCTGAACCCATCGATAAGGGCCTGTTTATTCACTTCAACAGCCTCAATAAACGGGCTTAGAACCCGCAGGCAGGCGCGCGTCGTCGCCACGCCGTCCATGAAAAACTCCTTGGCGTCCTGCAGATCACGGTTGTAGCCGGTCGGCGATCCCTTGATCAGATCATACACTGCCAGCTCACAGGCCTTAACTTTGGACGCGCGCGCACGAACGAGCTCAATCACATCCGGATTCTTCTTCTGCGGCATGATGCTGCTGCCGGTTGTCAATTCATCGGGCAGCGTAAAATAGCCGAACTCCGGCATGGTAAACAGCATCAGATCCTGCGCCATGCGTGAGAGCGTCAGCATCACCTGACTCATTGCAGAAAGAATAATACTCTCGTTTTTTCCGCGACTGTTATTGGCGTAGAGTACGTTGTGGACCGGACAGCGGAACCCGAGCAGATCTGATGTCAGCTCGCGATTAATCTCCAGCGGCACACCATAGCTGGCGGCCGACCCCAACGGACACTGATCATTCAGCTCATACGCGTTTACCAGCAACACACAGTCATCGAGCAGGCTCTCCGCATGCGCCGACGCCCACAGCCCGACCGAACTCGGCATCCCCGGCTGCATATGCGTTCTTCCAACCATCGGAACCTTTTGATGCTTCCGCCCGAACTTCAGCAATGCAGCCGCCAGCGCGACCGCCTCTTCGATTGCTCCCAGAAGCTCTTCACGGGCAAACAGGCGCAGATCCACCGCCACCTGATCATTGCGACTGCGGCAGGTATGGATCTTCTTGCCGAGATCACCCAGTTTTTCCGTCAGCGTACGCTCAACGGCCAAATGCACATCCTGATCGGCCAGACGGATTTTAAATTTTCCTTCATCAGCCAGCTCTATAATTTTTTTAAGCTCACCAATCACCTGCTTGCGCTCATCAGCAGTAATAATCGCCGGCTTCATTCTTGAAAGCATCGTCACATGGGCAGCTGTTCCGATGCAGTCCGCCTGGATCAGGTTCACATCGAGCTCTACATCCCGCCCGGCCGTAAACGCCAGTACTTCCTCATCAATTGTTCCGACTGTTGTCTTCTGCGTTTTCATAAATCCGCCTTTTCCTTTCCAGATTTCCAAGCATTGGAAATTTTACCCCTTAAGACACGAAGATTTTTCCAACCATTGGAAATTTTATTTCCGCCCGGTGCTTTCGAGGATCAAAGTAACCGGGCCGTCATTGACCAGACTGACCTCCATCTCTGCCTGAAAGATGCCGGTTTCAACCTGCGAAATAAAAGCCTGCAGCTGACTGACATATTCGTCGTAAAGTTCCCGCCCCCTCTCCGGGCGGGCAGCATTGATATAACTCGGGCGGTTTCCTTTTTTGCAGTCGCCGTAAAGTGTAAACTGACTGACCGCCAGAACAGAGCCGCCGACATCCAGAACGGACCGGTTCATGACGCCCTCATTATCATCAAAAATCCGCAGGTTGGCGGTTTTTTTCGCAAGATGAGCAGCGTCGGAGGCGGTGTCATCGTGCGATACGCCGACGAGAACCAGAAGACCGCCCCCTATTTCACCGACCGTTTTTCCTTCGACAATTACGGATGCTGATTTTACACGCTGGATGAGCAGTTTCATCTGTCTTCTCACAAATGCAAAAGGCCGAAAGCCCGCAGACCTTCGACCTTCTGACGTTCAGGCGTTCAATCCTTATTCGGTCGCGTGGGAAACGCGGAAGGTCGGCAGGCGATTGAGCGCTGCGGCCAGTTCGTAACGACGCGGGCGGGCCAGGTCGCCGCGCAGGTCGCGGGAAATGGACCCGAGGCCTTCGGTGCTGAGGTCACGGTCGATCATGTCGAGCATTTCGCGCAGCGGGTAGCCTTCCTGCATGTAACGCAGCTTTGCGTAGTAGAGAAGCAGACCGATGGTCAGCGTCTGACTCTCATCCGCAAGCTGCGACACGCTGTCCAACTCAATCACGGAGCGGCCGAACTGGACCGCCTTGAGATCCAGAGCCTGGATCAGCTGGTCAATGCGACCGACAGAAGCATCGATACTGCTGGGCATAATCCAGCGGGAACGTGCGAGCATCGGCCCAAGGTTCACAGCCGGAGCTTCCGGCGGCGGCTCGATGGCGAGCGCTTTGGCCTCTTCCGTGATGTCTTTGACCTGGAAGTCTTCAACTTTCAATACGGTGTCTGCAACCGGGATGTATTCAGCGACCAGATTTTCTCCACCGACCACCAAAGAAATACCCAGCTCATCAACCATCTGGCGGGCACGCTGTGCGAGGGAGGAAAGCGGGGTTTCGCCCAGCAGGGATGCAACGCGGGTATCTGTGGTGAGGAATGCAGGGGCCGAGGTGTCTTCATCGACCAGCAGCACTCGGGCACCCACTTCGAGAGCCTCAATGATCCCGGCAGCCTGAGAAACAGAAGCGCCGGCAGAATCTGTGCTGTAAGAAGAAGGATCTGCGTCGTCGATTTCCGCAAAGAACGGGGAAATGTTGATTTCCTGAATGCTGCGACCCGGATCGGCGTCGATCTGCACCGCATCGGAAACCGTCAGAACGTGCTCACGGCCATCGCCAGGGACGTGATTGAAAACGCCGGCGGCCAGCGCATCCATAAAGCTTTTGCGTCCACCGGCATCATCACCGAGAACAACCGTCAAACCGGCCGGAACCCCGAGGCCGCGAATGGTTCCGGCATTGGGAACCTCAACTTCTGCAAGTACATCGCCTTCCACTTCGAAAGGAGCAATGTTGTCGTAATCAGGATTGTCTGAATCTTTCTCGCGGGCCAGGAAGGAACCTTCGCCAACAAAACTGACCAACCCCATCGTGGCAAGCGCCTGACGAACGCGGTCGGAATCCTCCATGGTGTTCACGAAGTTTTCCGCCTCGGCAATGTTCAGGTTGCAGCAGAAAATACTGTTGCTGATGACCTCAGGAAGGTCTTCGAAGAAAAGCTTACGGGCCATTTCGCCATCGACCAGACGTTCGCCGGACATCATAACCTTGAAGGGAAGAGAAATGCGGATACGGGCATCTACATATTCTTTTGTGACAGCAACACAAGTGCGTGGCAGAATTTTCTGTCCCGGCTGAGCCACCATAATATGACGGCGGGCGACGCCGCTTTCATCAAAACGGGCAATCTGGTCGACAGCTTCAGCAAGGTTTCGGGCAAGCATGTCTTCAAGGGCCGTACGACGAACCGGAGAATCATACAAATGGCCGGGAAGCTCAGCAATCGACTGCGGAACGCGGATATTAAAGACGGGAAAATCAGCATCTTTGTCCGTACTGATCGCCGAACATTTGATGACGTAGCGAGCAAAATCATAATCCCCTGCCAGAGATTCATATTCGGCAAACGGTTTACCGTCAATTTCAGCGAGGGCATTGTAAAATTCTTTTCTATCTTTCATATCAAATGATTCCCGTCTTGATGTGTTGCTCCTGCGTTTCCAAAAAAGAGTGAAGATAGTAGGGTCCGACTTACCGGATTGTCAAAGTCATTCTATGTTAGCTGACCGTTTAAATTCTTTGGACTTGCCCGTGTTTTACACCGCATTATGATCCCCACCATGACCGATCCAAAAAGCTATATTTCCTTGCACACGCAAACCGTCAACGAAACACTTGAACGCATCCTTCCACCGGAAACCGAACGCCCCGAACGGCTCCACCAGGCGACGCGTTACAGCGTTTTCGCGGGAGGGAAACGACTGCGCCCCATCCTGTGCATCGCCGCTTGCGAAGCGTGCGGAGGGACGCCGCAACAGGCGATCAAAGCCGCCTGTGCGCTCGAACTGCTCCACACCTACACCCTGATTCACGACGATCTGCCCGCCATGGACAATGACACGCTTCGCCGCGGTCGCCCGACCTGCCACGTCGCGTTCGACGAAGCAACCGCCATTCTGGCAGGCGACGCACTCCTCACTCTCGCGTTCGAGGTGCTCGCAACGGTTCCCAACATCGGAAACACGCTAACACTCGAGCTTGCCCGCGCGGCCGGAAGCCGCGGCGTTATCGCCGGACAGGCCGAAGATCTCGCCGCCGAAGGACAAATGCCGAACGCTGAGATGGTGGAATATATTCACCGCAACAAAACAGCAGCACTGATTCGCGCGGCCTGCGTCATGGGAGGGCTCTGCGCCGGAGCAGATTCCCACTATCTGGAAAATCTGGCAACCTACAGTGAAAACATCGGCCTGGCCTTTCAACTGGTTGATGATCTGCTCGACGAAAGCTCTACGGAAGAAGAACTCGGCAAAAACATCGGCTCTGATAAGGAAAAAGGAAAGATGACCTGGCCTGCAGTTCACGGAATTGAGGCCACGCGAATAAAAGCCGATGAATTAACCCACAAAGCCTGCAGCGCGGCAGAGAACCTTCCGCACGCCGCAATTCTCAATGCGATCGCTCAACTGATGGTTGCGCGCCGCAACTGAATCTCAGAAACGAGAAATCAGTAAAACCTCGGATCATTGCGGATCAAGTGGAACACGAAAGCCAGTACTCCGAGCGACACCGTGGTAAACAAGGCCAAGAAACCGAACAAAAACGGCTGCTCGCGATAACAGTCTGCCAAGGCTGAGTTTTGAAGATATACAAGCGGAGCCTGAATCAATGACTCCGTCCGCTTTTGAAAATCCTTCGAAAAGAATGTTTTCAGAATCGGAACGCGCTTCACCTTCTCAACTTTGATAATTTTTGACGGTTTCAAGTGCGTGATATTGGTCAAATCAGCACCACCTACCCGCCCCATCATCAAAACTGAGAAAACAGAAACAGCAATAATTAATATAAATCGTTTTGAATTCATAACTGCACCCCACATTCGCAAATATAAGAAGCAGTTATCGTTCCAGTCTGAAAATCAAACGTCAGAACAACGGGGAAGAAGGCGCATCTTTAACCGGTTTAAAATCGGCACAGCTGTCGGTAGCCTGAACCTCTTTTTTATGAAATGAGCAATACTGCATAAACGGATTCACTACATATTCCGCACAA of Tichowtungia aerotolerans contains these proteins:
- the rplA gene encoding 50S ribosomal protein L1, whose product is MAHGKKYNSVKEKVSVEKQYALEEAIQFLKDNPTAGFDETFELALRMGVDPTKSDQAIRSTVALPNGTGKDVRVIVFATGDAAEAARSAGAADVGFEDLIEKVKNGWMDFDVVIATPDAMKEVRKIARVLGPRGLMPNPKTGTVTDDIGNAVTQFKAGRVEFRMDRNANIMLPFGKRSFTVEALAENFRAAYDAILAAKPDSVKGIYIKRVTIATTMGPGLHVDVKETAAA
- the secE gene encoding preprotein translocase subunit SecE, which encodes MKKIVELISALKTFLGEVKTELKKCTWPTRSELMGSTMVVVISVVILGAFVGLSDSVLMGILRAVLR
- the rplK gene encoding 50S ribosomal protein L11; its protein translation is MAKKEKGLIKLQIPAGQANPAPPVGPALGQHGVNIMEFCKAFNAATQQEAGMIIPVVITVYEDRSFSFVTKSPPASALLKKAASIAKGSGVPNRDKVGKVTRAQVEEIAKTKEADLNASDLDAACRIIEGTARSMGIEVE
- the rplL gene encoding 50S ribosomal protein L7/L12, producing the protein MAEEVKEEVQLEGKMAEFVEWIEGISVLELSKLVEALETRLGVSAAAPVAVAAGGAAAGGGEEAAAAQTEFTVTLTVPGSQKIQVIKELRGITNLGLKEAKELVDNAPKAVKEGVSKEEAEEIKAKLEGVGATVEIK
- the nusG gene encoding transcription termination/antitermination protein NusG, which codes for MKKQWFVLHTLSGHEQKVQGNIASRVQQEEMEEYIGEILIPTENVSEVKQGKKTTVKRKFFPGYVLANVALYDDNKNLIAETWSFIQETPSVIGFIGGDAPVPLRDDEVENILNQVEEKKEKVTPKVQFDPGETVKISDGPFASLAGIIDEVDPARGMLKVLVSVFGRETPVELEYWQVDKASS
- a CDS encoding P-loop domain-containing protein, giving the protein MKDRKEFYNALAEIDGKPFAEYESLAGDYDFARYVIKCSAISTDKDADFPVFNIRVPQSIAELPGHLYDSPVRRTALEDMLARNLAEAVDQIARFDESGVARRHIMVAQPGQKILPRTCVAVTKEYVDARIRISLPFKVMMSGERLVDGEMARKLFFEDLPEVISNSIFCCNLNIAEAENFVNTMEDSDRVRQALATMGLVSFVGEGSFLAREKDSDNPDYDNIAPFEVEGDVLAEVEVPNAGTIRGLGVPAGLTVVLGDDAGGRKSFMDALAAGVFNHVPGDGREHVLTVSDAVQIDADPGRSIQEINISPFFAEIDDADPSSYSTDSAGASVSQAAGIIEALEVGARVLLVDEDTSAPAFLTTDTRVASLLGETPLSSLAQRARQMVDELGISLVVGGENLVAEYIPVADTVLKVEDFQVKDITEEAKALAIEPPPEAPAVNLGPMLARSRWIMPSSIDASVGRIDQLIQALDLKAVQFGRSVIELDSVSQLADESQTLTIGLLLYYAKLRYMQEGYPLREMLDMIDRDLSTEGLGSISRDLRGDLARPRRYELAAALNRLPTFRVSHATE
- the rpmG gene encoding 50S ribosomal protein L33, giving the protein MPRDIITLACTECKRRNYTTTKNKKLAKGRLEVKKFCPHDRSHTLHRETK
- the tuf gene encoding elongation factor Tu translates to MAKDKFERTKPHVNVGTIGHVDHGKTTLTAAITCVQGAKGLSEYIAYDDVAKASESQGRRDASKIMTIATSHVEYETANRHYAHVDCPGHADYVKNMITGAAQMDGAILCVSASDGPMPQTREHILLARQVGVPAIVVFMNKCDLVDDEELLDLVELEIRELLSKYEFPGDDAPVVRGSALRAIEDPSGPGAECIQELMDALDSYIQEPERVTDQAFLLPIEDVFSIEGRGTVVTGRVERGMIHTGDEVEIVGLKPTAKTTCTGVEMFRKILDEGQAGDNVGCLLRGTKKEEVERGQVLAKPGSITPHTTFKAEVYILNKEEGGRHTPFFKGYRPQFYFRTTDVTGDITLAEGVEMVMPGDNVTMDVELITPIAMEQHMRFAIREGGRTVGAGRVTDVVK
- the dtd gene encoding D-aminoacyl-tRNA deacylase yields the protein MKLLIQRVKSASVIVEGKTVGEIGGGLLVLVGVSHDDTASDAAHLAKKTANLRIFDDNEGVMNRSVLDVGGSVLAVSQFTLYGDCKKGNRPSYINAARPERGRELYDEYVSQLQAFISQVETGIFQAEMEVSLVNDGPVTLILESTGRK
- the argH gene encoding argininosuccinate lyase — protein: MKTQKTTVGTIDEEVLAFTAGRDVELDVNLIQADCIGTAAHVTMLSRMKPAIITADERKQVIGELKKIIELADEGKFKIRLADQDVHLAVERTLTEKLGDLGKKIHTCRSRNDQVAVDLRLFAREELLGAIEEAVALAAALLKFGRKHQKVPMVGRTHMQPGMPSSVGLWASAHAESLLDDCVLLVNAYELNDQCPLGSAASYGVPLEINRELTSDLLGFRCPVHNVLYANNSRGKNESIILSAMSQVMLTLSRMAQDLMLFTMPEFGYFTLPDELTTGSSIMPQKKNPDVIELVRARASKVKACELAVYDLIKGSPTGYNRDLQDAKEFFMDGVATTRACLRVLSPFIEAVEVNKQALIDGFRPDVFATDRALELVGEGMPFRDAYHYVKENIGELESIDPRKAIEQKTHLGAPMGIDWALFKERVAAVNAIVREQRKMIDRTVNKLFAEK
- the rplJ gene encoding 50S ribosomal protein L10; this translates as MSTEGKNLRPEKKAMYNEVQEHVSGALYMILADYTGMSMPETTEFKKQLRGAEAKVKIVKNSMLQRLCEDFGQVTGPTAMVFGEGDVVEVAKILKKFSAQKEKPVLKGGMLEGSVLSAEDVAALAKLPGKKELQAKLVGTLAAPMTQVVGVMNQKVCSLLYVLNAVREKKEQAA
- a CDS encoding peroxiredoxin; translation: MLQIGQEVPDFEIEVFHNEEIKKVKLSDYKGKWVVFLFYPADFTFVCPTELKEAAQLYDQFQAADAEIISVSTDTAFVHKAWHDNSDAIKQVKYPMGSDPSGKICRQFGTYLEDDGVALRGTFIIDPDSILKTVEMHDLGIGRSAAEALRKLEAAKFVREYGDQVCPAGWKPGDDTITPGLDLVGKI
- a CDS encoding polyprenyl synthetase family protein, encoding MTDPKSYISLHTQTVNETLERILPPETERPERLHQATRYSVFAGGKRLRPILCIAACEACGGTPQQAIKAACALELLHTYTLIHDDLPAMDNDTLRRGRPTCHVAFDEATAILAGDALLTLAFEVLATVPNIGNTLTLELARAAGSRGVIAGQAEDLAAEGQMPNAEMVEYIHRNKTAALIRAACVMGGLCAGADSHYLENLATYSENIGLAFQLVDDLLDESSTEEELGKNIGSDKEKGKMTWPAVHGIEATRIKADELTHKACSAAENLPHAAILNAIAQLMVARRN